A DNA window from Bacteroides cellulosilyticus contains the following coding sequences:
- a CDS encoding zinc ribbon domain-containing protein, whose amino-acid sequence MEQQHQSLSEQQIKAQQKTSEKQAEQPQCCPNCGTPCHSGDKFCEECGMALKGTSCMRCNSPVQPNWEICPHCGQGLHAELCSFCGASMEADDFFCPDCGNPRTGIICPDCNTLNFRSFCRKCNRPLNEMAMQEMQKAKKDPVFQEMLALAQELADLEEQILNTVSEELPVGEPELPPVELSEADKKLIQQYKDLFSGSGSLEGMQVSRPKPKVEEPVQTRPKIQLNVKKVDLDEAKQSYKEKLEEMKLLMEKLRPEGDMTPQMQRNYYSARKLPVLRKSVTTAPVCWICNLCGCHHSHPSECAQPELGGTWVYEDVVTVTKTFEYQDD is encoded by the coding sequence ATGGAACAGCAACATCAATCTTTATCGGAACAACAGATAAAGGCGCAGCAGAAGACTTCGGAGAAACAGGCGGAACAGCCGCAATGTTGTCCTAATTGCGGGACACCTTGTCACAGTGGCGATAAATTCTGTGAAGAATGTGGCATGGCGCTTAAAGGAACTTCATGCATGCGTTGTAACTCTCCTGTTCAGCCTAATTGGGAAATATGCCCTCATTGCGGACAAGGACTTCATGCAGAATTGTGCTCATTCTGCGGTGCCTCGATGGAAGCGGATGATTTCTTCTGTCCTGATTGTGGTAATCCTCGCACAGGGATTATCTGTCCTGACTGCAATACCCTTAATTTCCGCAGTTTTTGCCGAAAATGTAATCGTCCCCTGAATGAGATGGCAATGCAGGAAATGCAAAAGGCGAAGAAAGACCCCGTCTTTCAGGAAATGCTGGCATTGGCACAGGAACTTGCCGATTTGGAAGAACAAATACTGAATACTGTCTCTGAAGAACTTCCGGTGGGGGAACCGGAACTGCCTCCTGTAGAATTGAGTGAAGCCGATAAGAAACTGATACAACAATATAAAGATCTCTTTTCAGGAAGCGGTTCTCTTGAAGGAATGCAGGTTTCCAGACCTAAACCGAAAGTGGAGGAACCTGTTCAAACCCGTCCGAAGATACAACTGAATGTGAAGAAGGTAGATCTTGACGAAGCGAAGCAATCTTATAAAGAGAAACTGGAAGAAATGAAGTTGCTGATGGAGAAACTTCGTCCGGAAGGAGATATGACGCCACAGATGCAGCGGAATTACTATTCGGCAAGGAAATTGCCTGTTTTGCGGAAATCCGTAACAACAGCGCCTGTTTGTTGGATATGTAACCTCTGCGGTTGCCACCATAGCCACCCAAGTGAGTGTGCCCAGCCGGAACTGGGGGGGACTTGGGTATATGAGGATGTGGTGACTGTTACAAAAACCTTTGAGTATCAGGATGATTGA
- the mnmG gene encoding tRNA uridine-5-carboxymethylaminomethyl(34) synthesis enzyme MnmG yields the protein MEFKYDVIVIGAGHAGCEAAAAAANLGSKTCLITMDMNKIGQMSCNPAVGGIAKGQIVREVDALGGYMGLVTDQTAIQFRILNRSKGPAMWSPRAQCDRNKFIWAWREILENIPNLHIWQDTVREILVENGEVAGLTTLLDVTFRAKCIVLTAGTFLNGLMHVGRTKLAGGRMAEPASYELTESIARHGIEYGRMKTGTPVRIDGRSVHYEYMETQDGECDFHKFSFLDTSVRHLKQLPCWTCFTNEEVHHVLREGLPDSPLFNGQIQSIGPRYCPSIETKIVTFPDKEQHQLFLEPEGETTQELYLNGFSSSLPMNIQIEALKKVPAFKDLVIYRPGYAIEYDYFDPTQLKHTLETKKIKNLFFAGQVNGTTGYEEAAGQGIIAGINAHINCHGGEPFTLARDEAYIGVLIDDLVTKGVDEPYRMFTSRAEYRILLRMDDADMRLTEKAWKLGLVKSDRYELLKRKRDSINSIIEFTRNYSMKPALINPVLEQLGTTPLRQGCKLIDLINRPQVTLENMAEHVSAFRRELDKVTERKEEIIEAAEILIKYEGYIGRERMIADKLARLESIKIKGKFDYNAIQSLSTEARQKLVKINPETIAQASRIPGVSPSDINVLLVLSGR from the coding sequence ATGGAGTTTAAATACGACGTTATCGTGATTGGCGCCGGACATGCCGGTTGTGAGGCCGCAGCTGCTGCGGCAAATCTGGGTTCAAAAACCTGTCTTATCACCATGGACATGAATAAGATAGGACAAATGAGTTGTAACCCTGCCGTAGGCGGTATTGCCAAAGGACAAATTGTACGCGAAGTAGATGCTTTAGGTGGATATATGGGATTAGTGACCGATCAGACCGCCATCCAGTTCCGTATCCTGAACCGTTCCAAAGGCCCCGCAATGTGGAGCCCCCGTGCACAATGCGACCGCAATAAGTTCATCTGGGCATGGCGCGAAATATTAGAAAACATTCCTAATCTGCATATCTGGCAAGATACAGTACGCGAAATTCTCGTTGAAAACGGAGAAGTGGCAGGCTTAACCACTTTACTCGATGTAACCTTCCGTGCAAAGTGCATCGTACTGACCGCCGGCACTTTCCTGAACGGATTAATGCACGTAGGACGTACCAAACTTGCCGGAGGACGTATGGCAGAACCTGCATCTTACGAATTAACCGAATCCATCGCAAGACACGGCATCGAATACGGACGCATGAAAACCGGTACGCCTGTTCGCATAGACGGACGGAGCGTGCACTATGAATACATGGAAACGCAGGATGGAGAATGTGATTTTCATAAATTCTCATTCCTGGATACCAGCGTACGTCACTTAAAGCAACTTCCATGCTGGACTTGCTTCACGAACGAGGAAGTACACCATGTATTACGTGAAGGGTTGCCGGATTCTCCCCTTTTCAACGGACAGATTCAGAGTATCGGTCCACGTTACTGCCCCAGTATCGAAACTAAAATAGTTACTTTCCCCGATAAGGAGCAACACCAACTTTTCCTGGAACCTGAAGGAGAAACGACACAGGAACTTTACTTAAATGGTTTCTCTTCATCACTCCCGATGAATATACAGATAGAAGCACTGAAGAAAGTCCCTGCATTCAAAGACTTGGTGATTTATCGTCCCGGATACGCTATCGAGTATGACTACTTTGACCCTACTCAACTAAAACATACGTTGGAAACGAAGAAAATTAAAAATCTATTCTTTGCAGGACAGGTAAACGGAACTACCGGATATGAAGAGGCAGCCGGACAAGGAATCATTGCCGGAATCAATGCACATATAAACTGTCACGGTGGCGAACCATTTACTCTTGCACGAGACGAAGCATATATCGGCGTATTGATCGACGATTTGGTAACCAAAGGCGTGGATGAACCTTATCGCATGTTCACTTCGCGCGCCGAGTACCGCATCCTGCTACGTATGGACGATGCAGATATGCGTCTCACCGAAAAGGCATGGAAACTCGGACTTGTAAAGAGCGACCGCTATGAATTATTGAAACGAAAACGTGACTCAATCAATAGTATCATAGAATTCACTCGTAACTATTCGATGAAACCGGCATTAATCAATCCGGTATTGGAGCAATTGGGTACCACTCCCCTCCGCCAAGGATGCAAATTGATCGACCTTATAAACCGTCCCCAAGTTACGCTTGAAAACATGGCTGAGCATGTCAGCGCTTTCCGCCGGGAACTGGATAAAGTTACTGAAAGAAAAGAAGAAATAATTGAGGCAGCTGAAATCCTGATTAAGTATGAAGGATACATTGGACGTGAACGAATGATTGCAGATAAACTGGCTCGTCTGGAAAGCATCAAAATAAAAGGGAAGTTTGATTATAATGCCATCCAATCCCTATCCACCGAAGCAAGACAGAAGCTGGTGAAGATTAATCCGGAAACGATAGCCCAGGCAAGCCGGATTCCGGGCGTATCACCAAGCGATATAAACGTATTGTTGGTGCTTTCGGGCAGATAA
- a CDS encoding adenine phosphoribosyltransferase yields the protein MSKETLAKSIREIPDFPIPGILFYDVTTLFKDPARLQELSDTLYEMYKDKGITKVVGIESRGFIMGPILATRLGAGFIPIRKPGKLPAETIEESYDKEYGKDTIQIHKDALNENDIVLLHDDLLATGGTMEAACKLVQKMNPKKIYVNFIIELKELHGIDLFNKDVDVQSVLSL from the coding sequence ATGAGCAAAGAAACTCTTGCAAAAAGCATTCGGGAAATCCCCGATTTTCCTATTCCGGGAATTCTATTTTACGACGTAACTACATTGTTCAAAGATCCTGCAAGGCTTCAGGAACTTTCAGATACATTGTATGAAATGTACAAGGACAAAGGTATCACAAAAGTGGTAGGTATTGAATCGAGAGGCTTCATTATGGGACCTATCCTCGCCACCCGCTTGGGTGCAGGTTTCATTCCTATCCGCAAGCCCGGAAAGCTTCCTGCAGAAACCATCGAGGAAAGCTACGATAAAGAATATGGTAAAGACACCATTCAGATACATAAAGATGCTCTCAACGAGAACGACATAGTTTTGCTACATGACGATCTGCTCGCCACAGGCGGAACAATGGAGGCCGCCTGCAAGCTAGTACAAAAGATGAATCCGAAGAAAATATATGTAAACTTCATCATAGAACTGAAGGAGTTGCACGGAATAGACTTATTCAACAAAGACGTAGACGTACAGTCGGTACTTTCATTATAA
- the uvrC gene encoding excinuclease ABC subunit UvrC encodes MENNPELKTSEYLKGIVLNLPESPGIYQYLNTEGVIIYVGKAKNLKRRVSSYFNKEHEPGKTRVLVSKIADIRYIVVNSEEDALLLENNLIKKYKPRYNVLLKDDKTYPSICVQNEYFPRIFKTRKIIRNGSSYYGPYSHVPSMNALLDLIKHLYPLRTCNLNLSPENIRAGKFNVCLEYHIKNCAGPCVGKQSLDDYMKNIGEIKEILKGNTQEIQRILFQQMQELAAEMKFEDAQKVKSKYMLIESYRAKSEVVSNVLHNIDVFSIEEDSDGKSAFINYLHITNGAINQAFTFEYKKRLNETKEELIQLGIIEMRERYKSLSREIIVPFEVDMELKDVVFTIPQRGDKKKLLDLSILNVKQYKADRMKQAEKLNPEQRSVRLMKEIQEELHLEHLPIQIECFDNSNIQGSDPVAACVVFKKAKPSKQDYRKYNIKTVVGADDYASMKEVVRRRYQRAIEEKATLPDLLITDGGKGQMGAVKEVLDELNLNIPIAGLAKDGKHRTSELLYGFPPQTIGLKQNTPLFRLLTQIQDEVHRFAITFHREKRSKRQIASELDEIKGIGEKTKAALLKEFKSVKRIKEASLEALTKVTGEAKAKVIEEYFRS; translated from the coding sequence ATGGAGAATAACCCTGAACTTAAAACCAGCGAATATCTGAAAGGAATTGTATTAAACCTTCCGGAGAGCCCCGGTATTTACCAATATTTGAATACCGAAGGGGTTATCATATACGTAGGTAAAGCTAAAAACTTAAAGCGAAGGGTCTCCTCCTATTTCAACAAAGAACACGAACCGGGAAAAACAAGAGTACTCGTCAGCAAAATAGCCGATATCCGATATATTGTGGTGAACTCTGAGGAAGACGCCTTGCTGCTAGAGAATAATCTCATCAAGAAATATAAGCCACGGTACAATGTCTTGTTGAAAGATGATAAGACATATCCGTCCATTTGCGTTCAAAACGAGTATTTTCCCCGGATATTCAAGACACGTAAAATCATACGCAACGGTTCCTCTTACTATGGCCCTTACAGCCATGTACCTTCCATGAATGCATTGCTCGATCTTATCAAGCATCTGTATCCGTTACGCACCTGCAACCTGAACCTTTCACCCGAAAATATCCGGGCTGGAAAATTTAATGTTTGCCTGGAATATCATATCAAGAACTGCGCCGGACCTTGTGTAGGGAAGCAATCACTGGATGATTACATGAAAAACATCGGAGAAATCAAGGAAATCCTCAAAGGTAATACGCAGGAAATACAACGGATACTTTTTCAGCAAATGCAGGAACTGGCTGCCGAAATGAAGTTTGAAGATGCACAAAAGGTCAAGAGTAAATACATGCTGATTGAAAGTTACCGTGCCAAGTCAGAGGTAGTAAGCAATGTTCTGCATAATATCGATGTTTTTTCCATAGAGGAAGACAGCGATGGCAAATCTGCATTTATCAATTATCTGCATATCACAAACGGGGCAATCAACCAGGCTTTTACATTCGAGTACAAGAAGCGGTTGAATGAAACCAAAGAAGAACTTATCCAACTGGGCATCATTGAAATGAGAGAGCGATACAAGAGCCTTTCACGCGAAATCATCGTGCCTTTCGAGGTGGATATGGAGTTGAAAGACGTGGTCTTTACAATACCTCAGCGAGGGGATAAGAAGAAACTGCTGGATCTTTCCATTCTGAATGTAAAGCAGTATAAGGCCGATCGCATGAAGCAAGCCGAAAAGCTGAATCCGGAACAGCGCAGCGTCCGCTTGATGAAAGAGATACAGGAAGAGTTACACCTTGAACATTTACCCATACAAATAGAGTGTTTTGATAACTCAAATATCCAAGGCTCCGATCCGGTTGCCGCCTGCGTGGTATTCAAGAAAGCCAAGCCCTCAAAACAAGACTACCGGAAGTACAATATCAAGACCGTAGTAGGTGCAGACGACTACGCCTCCATGAAAGAAGTCGTAAGACGCCGTTATCAGCGCGCTATTGAAGAAAAAGCAACCCTACCCGACCTCCTTATCACCGACGGTGGAAAGGGACAAATGGGCGCCGTAAAAGAAGTTCTGGACGAACTAAACCTGAATATCCCCATTGCCGGACTTGCCAAGGATGGCAAACACCGCACATCCGAACTGCTTTATGGCTTTCCACCGCAGACTATCGGTTTAAAACAAAACACTCCCCTGTTCCGATTATTGACGCAGATACAGGATGAAGTACATCGTTTTGCCATTACTTTCCACCGCGAAAAACGCAGCAAACGACAGATTGCTTCCGAGTTGGACGAGATAAAAGGCATTGGAGAAAAGACAAAAGCAGCTCTGCTAAAAGAGTTTAAAAGCGTAAAGCGCATAAAAGAAGCATCCCTGGAGGCGCTTACGAAGGTTACAGGAGAAGCTAAAGCAAAAGTTATTGAAGAATATTTTAGGAGTTAA
- the dtd gene encoding D-aminoacyl-tRNA deacylase: MRVVIQRVGHASVTINGTCKSAIGKGLLILVGIEETDGQEDIDWLCKKIVNLRVFDDENGVMNKSILDINGEILVISQFTLHASTKKGNRPSYIRAAKPDISVPLYEQFCKDLSFLLGKEIGTGEFGADMKVELLNDGPVTICMDTKNKE, from the coding sequence ATGAGAGTAGTCATACAACGTGTCGGACACGCTTCCGTTACAATCAACGGAACATGCAAGTCCGCTATAGGGAAAGGGCTTCTGATATTGGTAGGTATTGAGGAAACAGACGGACAAGAAGATATTGACTGGCTTTGCAAAAAAATTGTCAACCTGCGTGTCTTTGACGACGAGAATGGAGTAATGAACAAATCAATCCTCGACATTAACGGTGAAATACTGGTAATCAGTCAGTTTACCTTGCATGCTTCCACAAAGAAGGGTAATCGTCCTTCATATATACGTGCAGCAAAGCCCGATATTTCTGTTCCGCTGTATGAACAGTTTTGCAAAGATTTGAGTTTTCTATTAGGCAAAGAAATAGGTACCGGAGAATTTGGTGCCGACATGAAGGTAGAATTATTGAACGATGGCCCTGTGACCATCTGTATGGATACAAAAAACAAGGAATGA
- a CDS encoding nucleotide pyrophosphohydrolase has translation MTLEEAQHQVDCWIKKYGVRYFSELTNMAVLTEEVGELARVMSRKYGDQSFKEGEKDNIEDEIADVLWVLLCIANQTGVNVTEAFARNLEKKTQRDNTRHINNPKLQDHGEE, from the coding sequence ATGACATTAGAAGAAGCTCAGCATCAGGTAGATTGCTGGATTAAAAAGTATGGTGTACGCTATTTCAGCGAACTCACCAATATGGCTGTCCTTACCGAAGAGGTAGGTGAACTGGCAAGAGTTATGTCCCGCAAATACGGTGACCAATCCTTCAAAGAAGGAGAAAAAGATAATATCGAAGACGAAATAGCGGATGTCCTCTGGGTACTACTCTGCATTGCCAATCAGACAGGTGTAAACGTCACTGAAGCGTTTGCCCGCAATCTGGAGAAGAAAACCCAACGGGATAACACCCGCCATATCAATAATCCTAAATTGCAAGACCATGGAGAAGAATGA
- the deoC gene encoding deoxyribose-phosphate aldolase, with product MEKNEPNQNKYDAALAKYNTQLDDTEVAVQVAKIIAEKVPGNHTEEVKKFLFHCIDLTTLNTTDSDESVMKFTQKVNQFDEEFPDLENVAAICVYPNFAEIVKSTLEVEDVKIACVSAGFPSSQTFTEVKVAETAMALMEGADEIDIVISVGKFLSGDYENMCEEIQELKDVCKEHHMKVILETGALKSASNIMKASILSMYSGADFIKTSTGKQPPAATPEAAYVMCRAIKEYYDKTGNKVGFKPAGGINTVNDAVIYYTIVKEVLGEEWLDNQWFRLGTSRLANLLLSDIKGMEIKFF from the coding sequence ATGGAGAAGAATGAACCTAACCAGAACAAGTATGATGCCGCATTGGCAAAGTACAACACACAGCTGGACGATACGGAAGTAGCTGTCCAGGTAGCGAAAATCATTGCAGAAAAAGTGCCCGGAAACCATACGGAGGAGGTCAAGAAATTCTTGTTCCACTGCATTGATCTTACTACACTGAACACTACGGACAGCGATGAAAGCGTGATGAAATTCACTCAAAAAGTAAATCAGTTCGATGAAGAATTCCCTGATTTGGAGAATGTCGCTGCTATCTGTGTTTACCCTAACTTCGCAGAAATCGTAAAGAGTACCCTGGAAGTAGAGGATGTAAAAATAGCCTGTGTTTCGGCAGGTTTTCCTTCCTCACAAACCTTCACAGAAGTAAAAGTAGCAGAAACCGCCATGGCACTGATGGAAGGTGCAGACGAAATAGATATCGTAATTTCAGTAGGCAAATTCCTGAGTGGAGACTACGAAAACATGTGCGAAGAGATACAGGAACTGAAAGATGTCTGCAAGGAACATCACATGAAAGTGATTCTGGAAACAGGCGCTCTGAAGAGTGCTTCCAATATCATGAAAGCCTCTATTCTATCTATGTATTCGGGCGCAGACTTTATAAAGACATCTACCGGGAAACAACCACCCGCTGCAACCCCGGAAGCTGCTTATGTAATGTGCCGGGCTATTAAAGAATATTACGATAAAACCGGCAATAAAGTAGGTTTCAAACCTGCCGGAGGCATTAATACCGTAAATGACGCCGTCATCTACTACACTATCGTCAAAGAGGTGCTTGGCGAAGAATGGCTCGACAACCAATGGTTCCGTTTGGGAACTAGCCGCCTGGCCAACCTTCTACTTTCGGATATTAAAGGCATGGAAATAAAGTTTTTCTAA
- a CDS encoding polyprenyl synthetase family protein, with protein sequence MDNSSLIKTPIAAELDDFKKLFDNSLTSSNFLLNEVISHIRQKNGKMMRPILLLLVAKLYGRICPESLHAAVSLELLHTASLVHDDVVDESTERRGQLSVNAIYNNKVAVLVGDYLLATALVQVGKTHNYAIIDVVSRLGQNLSEGELLQLSNVSNLQFSEEIYFDVIRKKTAVLFAACTKSGALSVGVTDEQAEFARQFGEYIGLCFQIKDDIFDYYDSKEIGKPTGNDMLEGKLTLPVLYALNSTKDESAEEIAVKVKNGTASADEIARLIEFAKQQGGIEYAVQTMFAYKEKALLLLASLPDSDVKAGLAAYLDYVVDRDK encoded by the coding sequence ATGGACAACTCATCACTCATAAAAACTCCGATAGCGGCAGAACTGGACGATTTCAAAAAGCTGTTTGATAATTCGCTTACCAGTTCCAACTTTTTGCTGAATGAAGTAATCTCACACATTCGACAAAAGAACGGGAAGATGATGCGTCCGATTTTGCTGCTGCTTGTGGCAAAGCTATATGGACGGATTTGTCCCGAATCACTTCATGCGGCGGTTTCCCTTGAATTATTACATACGGCCAGTCTGGTACACGATGATGTGGTGGATGAAAGTACCGAGCGTCGCGGACAGCTGTCGGTGAATGCTATTTATAATAATAAGGTAGCGGTACTGGTGGGTGACTACCTTTTGGCAACCGCACTTGTGCAGGTAGGCAAGACGCATAATTACGCTATTATTGATGTGGTTTCCCGTCTGGGACAGAATTTATCCGAGGGCGAACTTCTTCAACTTTCTAATGTAAGTAATCTCCAATTCTCCGAAGAAATCTATTTTGATGTGATCCGTAAGAAGACGGCTGTGCTCTTTGCAGCTTGTACCAAATCGGGTGCTCTCTCGGTAGGAGTGACCGATGAACAGGCGGAATTTGCGCGCCAGTTCGGTGAATATATCGGTCTTTGCTTCCAGATTAAGGATGATATATTCGACTATTATGATAGTAAGGAGATAGGTAAGCCAACAGGAAACGATATGTTGGAAGGCAAACTGACCCTTCCCGTTCTTTATGCCTTGAACTCTACCAAGGATGAAAGTGCGGAAGAGATTGCCGTCAAAGTGAAAAATGGTACTGCCTCGGCCGATGAAATCGCCCGATTAATCGAATTTGCCAAGCAACAAGGTGGCATTGAATATGCAGTGCAGACCATGTTTGCCTATAAGGAAAAAGCGCTTTTATTATTGGCATCCTTGCCTGATTCAGATGTAAAAGCCGGCCTTGCTGCTTATTTGGATTATGTAGTGGACCGCGATAAGTGA
- the polA gene encoding DNA polymerase I encodes MNSDDKLFLLDAYALIYRAYYAFIKSPRINSKGFNTSAILGFVNTLEEVLKKENPTHIGVAFDPAGPTFRHEAYEQYKAQREETPEAIRLSVPIIKDIIRAYRIPILEVAGYEADDVIGTLATEAGQQGITTYMMTPDKDYGQLVSENVFMYRPKHTGGFEVMGIEQVKAKFDIQSTQQVIDMLGLMGDASDNIPGCPGVGEKTAQKLISEFGSIENLLEHTDELKGALKTKVENNREMITFSKFLATIKIDVPIKLDMKALVREEPNEEELRKIFEELEFRTLIDRVLKKSSSPSPSSVAPDLFSPDPLFTQNNGPIQGNLFEEFASNGPEDSKNSNLARLETINADYQLIDTEEKRSKIIKKLLTTKILSIDTETTSAEPMEAELVGMSFSDTENQAYYVPVPAEREEALKIVNEFRPLYENENSMKVGQNIKYDILVLQNYGMEVKGELFDTMIAHYVLQPELRHNMDYLAEIYLHYQTIHIDELIGPRGKNQKNMRDLPPEEVYKYACEDADITLKLKNVLEEELKKQGVEHLFYEIEMPLVRVLANLESNGVRIDTEALKQTSEHFTVRLQEIEKEIYELAEETFNIASPKQVGEILFDKLKITDKAKKTKTGQYVTSEEVLESLRNKHEIIGKILEYRGLKKLLGTYIDALPLLINPRTGRIHTSFNQAVTATGRLSSSNPNLQNIPIRDEDGKEIRKAFIPDDGCEFFSADYSQIELRIMAHLSEDKNMIDAFLSGYDIHAATAAKIYKVDIKDVTSDMRRKAKTANFGIIYGISIFGLAERMNVDRKEAKELIDGYFETYPQVREYMDKSIQIAREQGYVETIFHRKRFLPDINSRNATVRGYAERNAINAPIQGSAADIIKVAMARIYKRFQSNNLKAKMILQVHDELNFSVPEAEKEFVQQIVIEEMERAYRMHVPLRADCGWGKNWLEAH; translated from the coding sequence ATGAATTCTGACGATAAACTGTTTCTTCTCGATGCCTATGCATTGATATATCGCGCCTATTACGCGTTCATCAAGAGCCCTCGGATTAACTCCAAAGGGTTCAATACTTCCGCCATTCTGGGCTTTGTAAATACCCTGGAAGAAGTACTCAAAAAAGAGAATCCTACTCACATCGGAGTCGCTTTCGATCCCGCCGGACCGACCTTCCGCCATGAGGCCTACGAACAATATAAGGCACAACGTGAGGAAACTCCGGAAGCTATCCGCCTTTCCGTACCTATTATAAAGGATATTATACGTGCATACCGCATTCCCATCCTGGAAGTAGCGGGATACGAAGCCGACGACGTCATCGGTACGCTTGCCACTGAGGCAGGACAACAAGGCATCACCACTTACATGATGACTCCCGATAAGGACTATGGCCAATTAGTATCTGAAAATGTATTCATGTACCGTCCCAAACATACCGGCGGGTTTGAGGTTATGGGAATAGAACAGGTAAAAGCTAAATTCGACATTCAGTCCACCCAGCAGGTTATTGACATGCTGGGATTAATGGGGGATGCCTCCGATAATATTCCCGGATGTCCCGGTGTCGGAGAGAAAACCGCACAAAAGCTGATCAGTGAATTCGGCAGTATCGAAAATCTTCTGGAGCACACCGATGAACTAAAAGGTGCATTGAAGACGAAAGTCGAAAATAACCGGGAAATGATTACCTTCTCCAAATTCCTTGCAACAATCAAAATCGATGTTCCCATCAAACTTGACATGAAAGCTCTCGTTCGTGAAGAACCGAATGAAGAAGAACTCCGGAAAATTTTCGAAGAACTGGAATTCCGTACACTCATTGACCGTGTACTCAAAAAGAGTAGCTCTCCCTCCCCTTCTTCCGTTGCTCCCGATCTTTTTTCACCAGACCCGCTTTTTACTCAAAATAACGGTCCGATTCAAGGCAATTTGTTTGAAGAATTTGCGTCCAACGGGCCGGAAGATTCCAAAAATTCAAATCTCGCGCGTTTAGAAACCATCAATGCAGACTACCAACTCATTGATACAGAAGAGAAAAGGAGCAAAATTATTAAAAAGTTGCTTACAACTAAAATTCTCTCAATAGATACAGAAACGACTTCAGCCGAACCAATGGAAGCAGAATTGGTAGGGATGAGCTTCAGCGATACCGAAAATCAGGCTTATTATGTTCCGGTTCCGGCAGAACGGGAAGAAGCGTTAAAAATAGTAAATGAGTTCCGGCCGCTCTACGAAAATGAAAATTCAATGAAAGTCGGACAAAATATCAAGTACGATATTCTTGTTCTTCAAAATTACGGGATGGAAGTGAAAGGTGAACTTTTCGACACCATGATCGCACATTACGTTTTGCAACCCGAACTTCGTCATAACATGGATTACCTGGCAGAAATTTACCTGCATTATCAAACCATCCACATTGATGAACTTATCGGCCCGAGAGGAAAGAACCAAAAGAACATGCGGGACCTTCCACCAGAAGAAGTTTACAAATATGCATGCGAAGATGCAGACATTACTTTAAAGCTAAAGAATGTACTTGAAGAAGAATTGAAGAAGCAGGGAGTTGAACATCTCTTCTATGAAATAGAAATGCCGCTCGTACGCGTACTTGCCAATCTGGAAAGTAACGGGGTGCGCATTGATACCGAAGCACTGAAACAAACCTCCGAGCATTTCACTGTCCGCCTGCAAGAGATAGAAAAAGAAATCTATGAACTGGCAGAGGAAACGTTCAATATAGCTTCACCCAAGCAGGTGGGCGAAATCCTGTTCGACAAACTAAAGATTACAGATAAGGCAAAGAAAACCAAGACAGGACAATACGTCACTTCGGAAGAGGTACTGGAAAGCCTGCGCAATAAACATGAGATTATCGGAAAGATCCTCGAATACCGTGGATTGAAAAAATTATTAGGAACGTATATCGATGCTCTCCCCCTACTGATCAATCCACGCACAGGGCGTATTCATACTTCTTTTAACCAGGCAGTCACAGCTACCGGACGACTCAGTTCCAGTAACCCGAACCTGCAAAACATTCCTATCCGCGACGAAGACGGTAAGGAAATCCGTAAAGCCTTCATTCCGGACGATGGTTGCGAGTTCTTCTCCGCCGACTATTCACAGATAGAGTTGCGCATTATGGCACATCTAAGCGAAGATAAGAATATGATTGACGCCTTCCTCAGCGGTTATGATATTCATGCCGCCACTGCCGCTAAAATATATAAGGTAGACATAAAGGACGTCACTTCCGACATGCGTCGCAAAGCCAAGACAGCCAATTTCGGTATCATCTACGGTATTTCTATCTTTGGACTGGCAGAACGTATGAATGTGGACCGTAAAGAAGCCAAAGAATTGATCGATGGGTATTTCGAAACCTACCCGCAAGTTCGTGAATATATGGATAAAAGCATTCAGATAGCACGCGAACAAGGATATGTGGAAACGATCTTCCACCGCAAACGTTTCCTGCCCGATATCAACTCCCGCAACGCAACCGTACGCGGATATGCAGAGCGCAATGCCATCAATGCGCCTATCCAGGGAAGTGCAGCTGATATCATTAAAGTTGCCATGGCACGCATCTACAAACGCTTTCAAAGTAACAATCTGAAAGCAAAGATGATTTTACAGGTCCATGACGAACTAAATTTCAGCGTTCCAGAGGCTGAAAAAGAGTTTGTGCAACAAATTGTAATTGAAGAAATGGAACGTGCATATCGCATGCACGTACCCCTGAGAGCCGATTGCGGGTGGGGGAAAAACTGGTTGGAAGCCCATTAA